From Psychroflexus torquis ATCC 700755, the proteins below share one genomic window:
- a CDS encoding MFS transporter, with product MSQEKTLAKDKVPIKQKAAFGAGHLVLNLLPGALAVFMFFLVTAFGMDPFLAGLLGGLPRIFDAITDPIMGFISDNTKSKLGRRRPYIFVGAILSGILFALLFQLSEDNSVTFNFCYFLLMSLVFLVGNTMFATPLVGLGYEMTPDYNERTRLMAFANTIGQIAWMIVPWFWVVIADPTVFPLSDVALRTIGEMGLTGDELQKITNEKLQANGVRQLSLMVGLVCAVLGILPALFCKGMDAGQMENRKKISMGTLSSSFKELFQGIVQVSKCKPFIKLCSATFLVFNGFQMVASFSFFIIVFYIYNGDYGQAGTWPAWFASITALVTAFLVIPIISSIANKFGKRKAFLISTAISIVGYGLKWWGFDNSLNAQFNASSAGQGLNNFVASIFNAINPFLDSIGMSWFSIDISQGAPWLMFVPIPFMAFGLGGLFTLMMSMTADVCDLDELENGLPRKEGTFGAIYWWMVKVGQAIALVLGGAILTLVGFDEGAVTQTVETMNQLRIADIILPVSTAALAFIVMWKYDLDEKRVRGIGAELKIRNSKPKPRQISSLYYQNQEPWSLGSIQRAPNPKYDIDFSGKSIDEIKKLFLTNLNNGMHGMCFSPYMDGQDTSDILSEEQIIRRINIIKPYTKWVRSFSCTNGNEHIPKVAKDNHLKTMVGASISANMIQNENEIKKLIELGKAGFVDIAVVGNEVLLREELSEKDVLDYISKVKKALPNIPVAYVDSYYIFNEYPSLIDICDVILINCYPFWEGSAIEISPSYLRDMYKLIKDKANGKPVIISETGWPSEGENTEEAVPSGYNAMKYFINVNSWVNKEDIKLFYFSSFDESWKIHHEGDVGQRWGIWDKNEQLKFK from the coding sequence ATGTCCCAAGAAAAAACATTGGCAAAAGATAAAGTTCCCATTAAACAGAAGGCAGCTTTTGGTGCAGGCCATTTAGTACTCAATTTATTACCAGGAGCTTTAGCCGTTTTCATGTTTTTCTTGGTGACAGCATTCGGTATGGATCCATTTTTAGCAGGCTTGTTAGGTGGTTTGCCACGAATATTTGATGCTATTACTGATCCTATAATGGGATTTATTTCTGATAACACGAAATCTAAATTAGGAAGGAGGCGACCATATATATTTGTTGGGGCTATCTTGAGTGGTATATTGTTTGCCCTTTTATTCCAATTGAGTGAAGACAACTCCGTTACCTTTAACTTTTGTTATTTTCTTTTAATGTCTTTGGTATTTTTAGTTGGTAATACCATGTTTGCCACACCATTAGTAGGTCTTGGTTATGAAATGACTCCAGATTATAATGAACGTACGCGCTTAATGGCATTTGCAAATACCATAGGTCAAATTGCTTGGATGATAGTTCCTTGGTTTTGGGTAGTTATCGCAGATCCTACTGTATTTCCATTAAGTGACGTAGCCTTGAGAACAATTGGCGAAATGGGACTAACTGGTGACGAATTACAGAAAATAACGAATGAAAAATTACAAGCTAATGGAGTCCGACAATTATCATTAATGGTAGGACTGGTTTGCGCTGTATTGGGTATTCTTCCAGCCCTATTCTGTAAAGGAATGGATGCAGGACAAATGGAAAACCGTAAAAAAATTAGCATGGGTACGTTATCCTCTAGCTTCAAAGAATTGTTTCAAGGGATTGTACAAGTTTCTAAATGCAAGCCTTTCATAAAATTATGCAGTGCTACTTTTCTTGTTTTTAACGGTTTCCAAATGGTGGCTTCATTCAGTTTTTTTATTATTGTTTTTTATATTTATAATGGGGATTATGGTCAAGCAGGAACATGGCCTGCATGGTTTGCTTCAATCACCGCGCTAGTTACTGCATTTTTAGTTATTCCTATTATATCTAGTATTGCAAATAAATTTGGAAAACGCAAAGCCTTCCTTATATCTACCGCAATTTCTATAGTTGGTTATGGACTTAAGTGGTGGGGATTTGATAATTCATTAAATGCTCAATTCAACGCATCGAGTGCTGGTCAAGGTTTAAATAATTTTGTGGCCTCCATATTTAATGCGATAAATCCTTTCTTAGACAGCATTGGGATGTCTTGGTTTAGCATCGACATCAGTCAAGGTGCACCTTGGTTAATGTTTGTTCCTATTCCTTTTATGGCTTTTGGTTTAGGTGGTTTATTTACCCTTATGATGTCTATGACAGCAGATGTTTGTGATCTAGATGAATTAGAAAATGGATTGCCAAGAAAAGAAGGAACTTTTGGAGCAATCTACTGGTGGATGGTTAAAGTAGGACAAGCTATTGCGCTAGTATTAGGAGGAGCCATATTAACTTTAGTTGGGTTCGATGAGGGTGCTGTCACCCAAACTGTAGAAACGATGAACCAATTAAGAATAGCTGATATTATTCTACCAGTATCAACTGCTGCTTTAGCCTTTATTGTGATGTGGAAATATGATCTTGATGAAAAACGAGTTAGAGGAATTGGCGCTGAGCTCAAAATAAGAAACAGTAAGCCTAAGCCAAGACAAATCAGTTCTTTGTATTACCAAAATCAGGAGCCATGGTCTTTAGGTTCTATTCAGAGGGCACCAAATCCAAAATATGATATCGATTTTTCTGGAAAATCAATTGACGAGATCAAAAAATTATTTTTAACAAACTTAAACAATGGTATGCATGGTATGTGCTTTAGCCCATATATGGATGGCCAAGATACCAGTGATATACTTTCTGAAGAACAAATTATAAGACGAATTAATATTATTAAACCTTATACAAAATGGGTGCGCTCTTTCTCTTGTACAAATGGGAATGAACATATACCAAAAGTAGCTAAAGACAATCATCTTAAAACTATGGTAGGTGCTTCGATAAGTGCAAATATGATTCAAAATGAAAATGAAATAAAAAAACTGATAGAACTTGGTAAAGCTGGGTTTGTAGATATAGCAGTTGTAGGGAATGAGGTCCTTCTTCGTGAAGAATTATCTGAAAAAGATGTCCTGGATTACATTTCAAAAGTTAAAAAAGCTTTACCTAACATTCCAGTGGCTTACGTTGATTCTTATTATATCTTTAACGAATATCCATCACTTATAGATATATGCGACGTTATTCTAATAAATTGCTACCCTTTCTGGGAAGGCAGTGCTATAGAAATTTCGCCTTCTTATTTAAGGGATATGTATAAATTAATTAAGGACAAAGCGAATGGTAAACCTGTAATTATATCAGAAACTGGCTGGCCAAGTGAAGGTGAAAATACAGAAGAAGCTGTACCTTCAGGGTACAATGCCATGAAATATTTTATTAATGTCAACAGCTGGGTGAATAAAGAAGATATTAAATTATTTTATTTCTCCTCATTTGATGAATCTTGGAAGATTCATCACGAAGGAGATGTTGGCCAACGCTGGGGAATTTGGGATAAAAACGAACAACTTAAATTTAAATAA